In the genome of Lacerta agilis isolate rLacAgi1 chromosome 2, rLacAgi1.pri, whole genome shotgun sequence, one region contains:
- the TARBP2 gene encoding RISC-loading complex subunit TARBP2 isoform X2 has protein sequence MSEEEAEEPCGSARSCGGFPSIEQMLASNPGKTPISLLQEYGTRIGKTPVYDLLKAEGQAHQPNFTFRVTVGDISCTGQGPSKKAAKHKAAEVALRLLKGGNMLEPAAVEETSSPFSLEPLAQTTAPVNAPVPTLPVASPSSAMDMKSPVSPQQSECNPVGALQELVVQKGWRLPEYTVTQESGPAHRKEFTMTCRVERFIEIGSGTSKKLAKRNAAAKMLVRIHNVPLDPREGSEAEMEEDQFSIIAGTKVDGVKGRGSGCTWDSLRNSVGEKILHLKSHPLGVLNAGFCSLLQELSEEQSFDISYLDIDEMSLSGLYQCLVELSTQPTTVCHGSAMSRHAARADAARNALQYLKIMAGGK, from the exons TATAGAGCAAATGCTGGCGTCCAACCCTGGCAAGACCCCTATCAGCCTGCTGCAAGAGTATGGGACACGCATAGGCAAAACCCCTGTGTACGATCTACTGAAAGCCGAGGGGCAAGCACACCAGCCCAACTTCACCTTTCGCGTCACTGTTGGAGACATCAGCTGCACCG GCCAAGGCCCTAGCAAAAAGGCAGCCAAGCACAAGGCGGCAGAGGTGGCACTCCGGCTTCTCAAGGGAGGAAACATGTTGGAGCCAGCAGCAGTGGAAGAAACCAG CTCTCCTTTCTCTCTAGAGCCCTTGGCTCAGACCACCGCTCCAGTCAACGCACCTGTACCCACCTTGCCGGTTGCGTCTCCCAG TTCTGCAATGGACATGAAGTCCCCAGTATCACCACAGCAGTCGGAGTGCAACCCAGTTGGTGCCCTGCAG gAGCTGGTGGTGCAGAAGGGCTGGCGGCTCCCCGAATACACTGTGACTCAGGAGTCAGGGCCAGCGCACCGCAAGGAATTCACCATGACCTGCCGGGTTGAAAGGTTCATTGAAATAG GCAGCGGCACCTCCAAAAAACTGGCCAAGCGCAACGCCGCAGCCAAGATGCTGGTGCGGATCCATAACGTGCCTCTGGACCCGCGAGAGGGCAGTGAGGCCGAAATGGAGGAAGACCAGTTTTCTATT ATTGCAGGAACCAAGGTGGATGGAGTAAAGGGTCGGGGGTCTGGCTGCACCTGGGACTCTCTGCGCAACTCAGTGGGGGAGAAGATTCTGCACCTCAAAAGCCATCCCCTGGGAGTGCTGAATGCTGGGTTCTGCAGCCTCTTGCAGGAGCTGTCTGAAGAACAGAGCTTTGATATTAGCTACCTTGACATCG ATGAGATGAGTTTAAGCGGCCTGTACCAGTGCCTGGTGGAGCTCTCGACACAGCCAACCACGGTGTGCCACGGCTCGGCCATGTCCCGCCATGCCGCGCGTGCAGATGCTGCCCGCAATGCCCTTCAGTACCTGAAGATTATGGCAGGGGGCAAGTGA
- the TARBP2 gene encoding RISC-loading complex subunit TARBP2 isoform X1, with amino-acid sequence MSEEEAEEPCGSARSCGGFPSIEQMLASNPGKTPISLLQEYGTRIGKTPVYDLLKAEGQAHQPNFTFRVTVGDISCTGQGPSKKAAKHKAAEVALRLLKGGNMLEPAAVEETSSPFSLEPLAQTTAPVNAPVPTLPVASPRSSAMDMKSPVSPQQSECNPVGALQELVVQKGWRLPEYTVTQESGPAHRKEFTMTCRVERFIEIGSGTSKKLAKRNAAAKMLVRIHNVPLDPREGSEAEMEEDQFSIIAGTKVDGVKGRGSGCTWDSLRNSVGEKILHLKSHPLGVLNAGFCSLLQELSEEQSFDISYLDIDEMSLSGLYQCLVELSTQPTTVCHGSAMSRHAARADAARNALQYLKIMAGGK; translated from the exons TATAGAGCAAATGCTGGCGTCCAACCCTGGCAAGACCCCTATCAGCCTGCTGCAAGAGTATGGGACACGCATAGGCAAAACCCCTGTGTACGATCTACTGAAAGCCGAGGGGCAAGCACACCAGCCCAACTTCACCTTTCGCGTCACTGTTGGAGACATCAGCTGCACCG GCCAAGGCCCTAGCAAAAAGGCAGCCAAGCACAAGGCGGCAGAGGTGGCACTCCGGCTTCTCAAGGGAGGAAACATGTTGGAGCCAGCAGCAGTGGAAGAAACCAG CTCTCCTTTCTCTCTAGAGCCCTTGGCTCAGACCACCGCTCCAGTCAACGCACCTGTACCCACCTTGCCGGTTGCGTCTCCCAG AAGTTCTGCAATGGACATGAAGTCCCCAGTATCACCACAGCAGTCGGAGTGCAACCCAGTTGGTGCCCTGCAG gAGCTGGTGGTGCAGAAGGGCTGGCGGCTCCCCGAATACACTGTGACTCAGGAGTCAGGGCCAGCGCACCGCAAGGAATTCACCATGACCTGCCGGGTTGAAAGGTTCATTGAAATAG GCAGCGGCACCTCCAAAAAACTGGCCAAGCGCAACGCCGCAGCCAAGATGCTGGTGCGGATCCATAACGTGCCTCTGGACCCGCGAGAGGGCAGTGAGGCCGAAATGGAGGAAGACCAGTTTTCTATT ATTGCAGGAACCAAGGTGGATGGAGTAAAGGGTCGGGGGTCTGGCTGCACCTGGGACTCTCTGCGCAACTCAGTGGGGGAGAAGATTCTGCACCTCAAAAGCCATCCCCTGGGAGTGCTGAATGCTGGGTTCTGCAGCCTCTTGCAGGAGCTGTCTGAAGAACAGAGCTTTGATATTAGCTACCTTGACATCG ATGAGATGAGTTTAAGCGGCCTGTACCAGTGCCTGGTGGAGCTCTCGACACAGCCAACCACGGTGTGCCACGGCTCGGCCATGTCCCGCCATGCCGCGCGTGCAGATGCTGCCCGCAATGCCCTTCAGTACCTGAAGATTATGGCAGGGGGCAAGTGA
- the TARBP2 gene encoding RISC-loading complex subunit TARBP2 isoform X4, with amino-acid sequence MDMKSPVSPQQSECNPVGALQELVVQKGWRLPEYTVTQESGPAHRKEFTMTCRVERFIEIGSGTSKKLAKRNAAAKMLVRIHNVPLDPREGSEAEMEEDQFSIIAGTKVDGVKGRGSGCTWDSLRNSVGEKILHLKSHPLGVLNAGFCSLLQELSEEQSFDISYLDIDEMSLSGLYQCLVELSTQPTTVCHGSAMSRHAARADAARNALQYLKIMAGGK; translated from the exons ATGGACATGAAGTCCCCAGTATCACCACAGCAGTCGGAGTGCAACCCAGTTGGTGCCCTGCAG gAGCTGGTGGTGCAGAAGGGCTGGCGGCTCCCCGAATACACTGTGACTCAGGAGTCAGGGCCAGCGCACCGCAAGGAATTCACCATGACCTGCCGGGTTGAAAGGTTCATTGAAATAG GCAGCGGCACCTCCAAAAAACTGGCCAAGCGCAACGCCGCAGCCAAGATGCTGGTGCGGATCCATAACGTGCCTCTGGACCCGCGAGAGGGCAGTGAGGCCGAAATGGAGGAAGACCAGTTTTCTATT ATTGCAGGAACCAAGGTGGATGGAGTAAAGGGTCGGGGGTCTGGCTGCACCTGGGACTCTCTGCGCAACTCAGTGGGGGAGAAGATTCTGCACCTCAAAAGCCATCCCCTGGGAGTGCTGAATGCTGGGTTCTGCAGCCTCTTGCAGGAGCTGTCTGAAGAACAGAGCTTTGATATTAGCTACCTTGACATCG ATGAGATGAGTTTAAGCGGCCTGTACCAGTGCCTGGTGGAGCTCTCGACACAGCCAACCACGGTGTGCCACGGCTCGGCCATGTCCCGCCATGCCGCGCGTGCAGATGCTGCCCGCAATGCCCTTCAGTACCTGAAGATTATGGCAGGGGGCAAGTGA
- the NPFF gene encoding pro-FMRFamide-related neuropeptide FF → MEAARLLLALALLSGSLKPGRSLEEGIGSQEAEEPDGHPERLLSWMLQENEDHPVRIPPEEHPLGVLLRSLLNAVQRPGRSPAFLFQPQRFGRDARGSSSSGGLIKPRGWDAAAPQFLSMAVPQRFGKKK, encoded by the exons ATGGAAGCTGCCCGCCTGCTGCTTGCCCTGGCATTGCTCTCCGGCAGCCTCAAGCCAGGCCGAAGCCTCGAGGAGGGGATCGGCTCCCAAGAGGCTGAGGAGCCCGACGGCCACCCGGAGAGACTCCTCAGCTGGATG CTGCAAGAAAACGAGGACCATCCTGTCCGGATCCCCCCTGAGGAGCATCCTCTGGGCGTCCTTCTCCGTTCGCTCCTTAATGCTGTGCAGAGACCTGGTCGCAGccctgccttcctgttccagccCCAAAG ATTTGGCCGCGACGCCCGGGGCAGCTCCAGCAGCGGTGGCCTAATCAAGCCGCGGGGTTGGGACGCCGCGGCTCCTCAGTTTCTGAGCATGGCTGTTCCGCAGCGGTTTGGCAAGAAGAAATGA
- the TARBP2 gene encoding RISC-loading complex subunit TARBP2 isoform X3 produces the protein MLEPAAVEETSSPFSLEPLAQTTAPVNAPVPTLPVASPRSSAMDMKSPVSPQQSECNPVGALQELVVQKGWRLPEYTVTQESGPAHRKEFTMTCRVERFIEIGSGTSKKLAKRNAAAKMLVRIHNVPLDPREGSEAEMEEDQFSIIAGTKVDGVKGRGSGCTWDSLRNSVGEKILHLKSHPLGVLNAGFCSLLQELSEEQSFDISYLDIDEMSLSGLYQCLVELSTQPTTVCHGSAMSRHAARADAARNALQYLKIMAGGK, from the exons ATGTTGGAGCCAGCAGCAGTGGAAGAAACCAG CTCTCCTTTCTCTCTAGAGCCCTTGGCTCAGACCACCGCTCCAGTCAACGCACCTGTACCCACCTTGCCGGTTGCGTCTCCCAG AAGTTCTGCAATGGACATGAAGTCCCCAGTATCACCACAGCAGTCGGAGTGCAACCCAGTTGGTGCCCTGCAG gAGCTGGTGGTGCAGAAGGGCTGGCGGCTCCCCGAATACACTGTGACTCAGGAGTCAGGGCCAGCGCACCGCAAGGAATTCACCATGACCTGCCGGGTTGAAAGGTTCATTGAAATAG GCAGCGGCACCTCCAAAAAACTGGCCAAGCGCAACGCCGCAGCCAAGATGCTGGTGCGGATCCATAACGTGCCTCTGGACCCGCGAGAGGGCAGTGAGGCCGAAATGGAGGAAGACCAGTTTTCTATT ATTGCAGGAACCAAGGTGGATGGAGTAAAGGGTCGGGGGTCTGGCTGCACCTGGGACTCTCTGCGCAACTCAGTGGGGGAGAAGATTCTGCACCTCAAAAGCCATCCCCTGGGAGTGCTGAATGCTGGGTTCTGCAGCCTCTTGCAGGAGCTGTCTGAAGAACAGAGCTTTGATATTAGCTACCTTGACATCG ATGAGATGAGTTTAAGCGGCCTGTACCAGTGCCTGGTGGAGCTCTCGACACAGCCAACCACGGTGTGCCACGGCTCGGCCATGTCCCGCCATGCCGCGCGTGCAGATGCTGCCCGCAATGCCCTTCAGTACCTGAAGATTATGGCAGGGGGCAAGTGA